The Flexivirga oryzae genome has a segment encoding these proteins:
- the resB gene encoding cytochrome c biogenesis protein ResB, with amino-acid sequence MRTALFLLLLLAVAAVPGSVFPQRNIDAGKVTRYLAAHRGSGPWLDRLGFFDVYASPWFSAIYLLLFISLIGCILPRTRVHLRALASRPPKPPRRLDRLPAHTQIVTAVSAEQALGAARQALRGRPGRLGRLGKGRGRFRVHGHDPATLSAESGYLRETGNLAFHVGLCLVIVGVAIGHLWSWRADVIVPEGSGFSTALGSLDTFSAGPLVDPADLPSFNLTVTKMNVTFEDKVGGSQFGKPRTFLADTTVDTGTGRPHPAQIAVNSPLRIGDAQVFLLGNGYAPVLTVRDAKGAVVYQEATPFLPQDGNYLSTGVVKVTTAAPQQLGLDGLFLPTADQNFTRGPTSLFPGLRNPVLVASVWTGNLFPGNAPQSVYTLNTSQMKRLSKPSGAPLLIHLAPGQTVQLPDGRGSISFDRTVRWAGLSVRHTPGKTLTLLAALAAAAGLITSLLVKRRRVFIRVSTPDPSAGDQPGSVVLTIGALAKGTDPTLTAVVQQLADHIARLTDQAPTDRRQE; translated from the coding sequence ATGCGCACCGCGCTGTTCCTCCTGCTGCTCCTGGCCGTCGCAGCGGTCCCCGGGTCGGTGTTTCCGCAGCGCAACATCGACGCCGGGAAAGTCACCCGGTACCTCGCAGCGCACCGAGGCAGCGGGCCATGGCTGGATCGGCTCGGCTTCTTCGACGTGTACGCCTCCCCGTGGTTCTCCGCGATCTACCTGCTGCTGTTCATCTCGTTGATCGGCTGCATCCTGCCCCGCACCCGGGTCCACCTGCGCGCGCTGGCCTCCCGACCCCCGAAGCCACCGCGCCGACTGGACCGCCTTCCCGCACACACCCAAATCGTCACCGCCGTGTCAGCAGAGCAGGCGTTGGGGGCGGCCCGGCAAGCGTTGCGCGGCCGGCCCGGCCGGCTGGGCCGGCTCGGGAAGGGCCGCGGCAGGTTCCGCGTTCACGGCCACGACCCCGCGACCTTGTCCGCCGAGAGCGGCTACCTGCGCGAGACCGGCAACCTGGCGTTCCACGTCGGCCTGTGCTTGGTCATCGTCGGCGTGGCGATCGGTCACCTGTGGAGCTGGCGCGCCGACGTCATCGTTCCCGAAGGCAGCGGATTCTCCACCGCACTGGGCTCGCTGGACACGTTCAGCGCCGGACCCCTGGTCGATCCGGCCGACCTGCCCTCGTTCAACCTGACAGTCACCAAGATGAACGTCACCTTCGAAGACAAGGTCGGCGGCAGCCAATTCGGCAAGCCGCGCACGTTTCTGGCCGACACCACCGTGGACACCGGCACCGGCCGACCACACCCGGCGCAGATCGCGGTCAACAGCCCGTTGCGGATCGGCGACGCGCAAGTGTTCCTGTTGGGCAACGGGTACGCACCGGTCCTGACCGTCCGCGACGCCAAGGGCGCGGTCGTCTATCAGGAGGCCACCCCGTTCCTGCCGCAGGACGGTAATTACCTGTCCACCGGCGTCGTCAAAGTCACCACCGCCGCACCCCAGCAGCTGGGGCTGGACGGGTTGTTCCTGCCCACCGCCGACCAGAACTTCACCCGAGGACCCACCTCTTTGTTCCCCGGGCTACGCAATCCGGTCCTGGTGGCGTCGGTGTGGACCGGGAACCTGTTCCCCGGCAACGCACCCCAGTCCGTGTACACACTGAACACCAGCCAGATGAAACGGCTGAGCAAGCCCAGCGGGGCGCCTCTGCTGATCCACCTGGCACCCGGTCAAACCGTCCAACTACCCGACGGCCGTGGCTCGATCAGCTTCGACCGGACCGTTCGCTGGGCCGGCCTGTCGGTGCGGCACACCCCCGGCAAAACCCTCACGCTGCTGGCTGCACTGGCCGCGGCCGCTGGACTGATCACCTCCCTGCTGGTCAAGCGGCGCCGCGTCTTCATCCGCGTCAGCACGCCCGACCCGAGCGC